From one Trifolium pratense cultivar HEN17-A07 linkage group LG1, ARS_RC_1.1, whole genome shotgun sequence genomic stretch:
- the LOC123883634 gene encoding RING-H2 finger protein ATL16-like isoform X1 — MAMNKNQFYKLGYQALPPIITQASTLHHHPPQPVSDYAFPIFAIVVLSIMATILLLLSYFTFVTKCCSNWNQVNPMRWTSVLRARQNEEDHFIALSPTIWNRGLDEAVIREIPSFQFIKEECEDQSVYGCVVCLTEFQEQDVIKILPNCNHAFHLDCIDIWLQTNSNCPLCRSSISGNTTNTSFDIIIAPSSSPQDSQLLSNLGNDEEFVVIELGGRENEVQQEINYSRGSVVHSRNYHSTRKMKPVKCHHISIMGDEYIDIIRKKDDMFSIQPIRRSFSMDSANDRQVFTDVQASIQQNRHNQNDASASEDCNSRTKRAFFPFCYGKESKNAFLPLAVINSRGKCRM; from the exons ATGGCAATGAACAAGAACCAATTCTACAAGCTTGGATATCAAGCTCTCCCACCTATCATAACTCAAGCTAGTACACTTCATCACCACCCTCCACAACCTGTTTCAGACTATGCTTTTCCAATATTTGCCATTGTTGTTCTCAGCATCATGGCTACCATTTTATTGCTCCTTAGTTACTTCACTTTTGTAACCAAATGCTGTTCAAACTGGAATCAAGTTAACCCGATGAGATGGACTTCGGTACTTCGAGCTCGACAGAACGAGGAAGATCACTTCATAGCATTGTCTCCTACGATATGGAACCGAGGACTAGACGAAGCAGTCATCAGAGAAATCCCAAGTTTTCAGTTTATAAAAGAAGAATGTGAGGATCAAAGTGTGTATGGCTGTGTGGTTTGTTTGACAGAGTTTCAAGAACAGGACGTGATAAAAATTCTCCCTAATTGCAACCATGCTTTTCACTTGGATTGCATTGATATTTGGCTTCAAACCAATTCTAATTGTCCTCTTTGTAGATCAAGCATTTCAGGCAACACAACAAACACTTCATTTGACATTATCATAGCACCAAGTTCTTCTCCTCAGGATTCTCAGTTGCTCTCTAACTTAGGTAATGATGAAGAGTTTGTGGTCATTGAATTAGGTGGAAGAGAAAATGAGGTTCAACAAGAAATAAATTATTCAAGGGGAAGCGTAGTACATAGTAGAAATTATCACTCTACAAGGAAAATGAAACCAGTTAAGTGTCACCATATTTCCATCATGGGAGATGAGTATATTGATATCATCAGAAAGAAAGACGACATGTTTTCGATTCAGCCAATTCGAAGATCTTTCTCAATGGATTCTGCAAATGATAGACAAGTTTTTACGGATGTTCAAGCCAGTATACAACAAAATAGGCACAACCAGAATGATGCTAGTGCAAGTGAGGATTGTAATAGCAGAACTAAAAGAGCATTCTTTCCATTTTGTTATGGAAAGGAATCCAAAAATGCATTCCTTCCCTTAG CAGTGATAAACAGCAGAGGCAAATGCAGAATGTAG
- the LOC123883634 gene encoding RING-H2 finger protein ATL16-like isoform X2, protein MAMNKNQFYKLGYQALPPIITQASTLHHHPPQPVSDYAFPIFAIVVLSIMATILLLLSYFTFVTKCCSNWNQVNPMRWTSVLRARQNEEDHFIALSPTIWNRGLDEAVIREIPSFQFIKEECEDQSVYGCVVCLTEFQEQDVIKILPNCNHAFHLDCIDIWLQTNSNCPLCRSSISGNTTNTSFDIIIAPSSSPQDSQLLSNLGNDEEFVVIELGGRENEVQQEINYSRGSVVHSRNYHSTRKMKPVKCHHISIMGDEYIDIIRKKDDMFSIQPIRRSFSMDSANDRQVFTDVQASIQQNRHNQNDASASEDCNSRTKRAFFPFCYGKESKNAFLPLVINSRGKCRM, encoded by the exons ATGGCAATGAACAAGAACCAATTCTACAAGCTTGGATATCAAGCTCTCCCACCTATCATAACTCAAGCTAGTACACTTCATCACCACCCTCCACAACCTGTTTCAGACTATGCTTTTCCAATATTTGCCATTGTTGTTCTCAGCATCATGGCTACCATTTTATTGCTCCTTAGTTACTTCACTTTTGTAACCAAATGCTGTTCAAACTGGAATCAAGTTAACCCGATGAGATGGACTTCGGTACTTCGAGCTCGACAGAACGAGGAAGATCACTTCATAGCATTGTCTCCTACGATATGGAACCGAGGACTAGACGAAGCAGTCATCAGAGAAATCCCAAGTTTTCAGTTTATAAAAGAAGAATGTGAGGATCAAAGTGTGTATGGCTGTGTGGTTTGTTTGACAGAGTTTCAAGAACAGGACGTGATAAAAATTCTCCCTAATTGCAACCATGCTTTTCACTTGGATTGCATTGATATTTGGCTTCAAACCAATTCTAATTGTCCTCTTTGTAGATCAAGCATTTCAGGCAACACAACAAACACTTCATTTGACATTATCATAGCACCAAGTTCTTCTCCTCAGGATTCTCAGTTGCTCTCTAACTTAGGTAATGATGAAGAGTTTGTGGTCATTGAATTAGGTGGAAGAGAAAATGAGGTTCAACAAGAAATAAATTATTCAAGGGGAAGCGTAGTACATAGTAGAAATTATCACTCTACAAGGAAAATGAAACCAGTTAAGTGTCACCATATTTCCATCATGGGAGATGAGTATATTGATATCATCAGAAAGAAAGACGACATGTTTTCGATTCAGCCAATTCGAAGATCTTTCTCAATGGATTCTGCAAATGATAGACAAGTTTTTACGGATGTTCAAGCCAGTATACAACAAAATAGGCACAACCAGAATGATGCTAGTGCAAGTGAGGATTGTAATAGCAGAACTAAAAGAGCATTCTTTCCATTTTGTTATGGAAAGGAATCCAAAAATGCATTCCTTCCCTTAG TGATAAACAGCAGAGGCAAATGCAGAATGTAG